Proteins encoded by one window of Pseudanabaenaceae cyanobacterium SKYG29:
- a CDS encoding DNA polymerase III subunit alpha yields the protein MSFVPLHNHSEYSLLDGASQIPQLIDRIVELGMPAIALTDHGVMYGAIELYKTCKAKGVKPIIGNEMYVINGDITVKRPKVRKYHQVVLAKDTEGYRNLVKLTTISHLQGFQGTGIYARPCINKELLAKYRSGLIVTSGCLAGEVPQAILQNRLDIAREVAAWYKETFGDDYYLEIQDHGYPEDRIVNVEIVRISQELGIKIIATNDAHFIGCYDVEAHDALLCIQIGKSIREQKRLRYSGTEYVKSRAEMARLFRDHLPSEVVEEALNNTLEVANKIKDYQILGEPKAPDFPVPPGYTPDSYLEIKAWEGLKQKLQVATKQDIPEDYQQRLQRELAVIQQKGFSNYFLVVWDYIRYAREQKIPVGPGRGSAAGSLVAYALGITNIDPIHHGLLFERFLNPERKSMPDIDTDFCMDHRDQLIRYVIEKYGQERVAQIVTFNRLTSKAVVKDVGRVLDIPYSDTDKMAKLIPVSRGKPAPLQEMISDETPAPEFKERYEKDDTVRQWIDMAMRLEGVNKSTGVHAAGVVIAPMPLDELVPLQLSNEGLIMTQYPMEDLESLGLLKMDFLGLRNLTIIQNTIDLIKKRKPDFDLTQIVPDQPTKENEETYKLLARGELEGIFQLESAGMKQIVKDLKPSNIEDISSILALYRPGPLDAGLIPKFINRKHGREPLEYAHASLEPILRDTYSILVYQEQIMRIAQDLAGYSLGEADLLRRAMGKKKPEEMEKQREKFLDGAAKNGIPSKIAKELFDQMVMFAEYCLTYDTLVLTEEYGWLPIGHIVTEQLNCHVYSLSPQGFIYTQPIVQWHDRGTQMVFAYTLADGTVIKATPDHKFMTTTGEMLPIEQIFQQGLSLMTVADLAATQDVFTLVTGTG from the coding sequence ATGTCTTTTGTCCCTCTGCACAACCACAGTGAATATAGTCTCCTGGACGGAGCAAGTCAAATTCCCCAGCTCATCGATAGGATTGTGGAGTTGGGTATGCCTGCTATTGCGCTCACTGACCACGGAGTGATGTACGGCGCGATCGAGTTGTACAAAACCTGCAAAGCCAAGGGTGTAAAGCCAATTATCGGCAATGAGATGTATGTCATCAATGGGGATATAACGGTCAAGCGACCCAAAGTGAGGAAATACCACCAGGTGGTGCTAGCAAAAGATACGGAAGGTTATCGCAATCTGGTTAAATTAACTACTATTTCCCATCTGCAGGGATTTCAAGGCACAGGAATTTATGCCCGTCCCTGTATCAATAAAGAATTACTAGCAAAGTATCGATCGGGTTTGATTGTCACTTCTGGTTGTTTAGCGGGGGAAGTACCCCAGGCAATTCTCCAGAATCGGTTGGATATAGCAAGAGAGGTGGCTGCCTGGTACAAGGAGACTTTTGGGGATGACTACTATTTAGAAATTCAAGACCACGGCTATCCTGAGGATAGAATTGTTAATGTAGAAATTGTCCGCATTAGTCAGGAGTTAGGCATTAAAATTATCGCCACTAATGATGCTCACTTTATTGGTTGCTATGACGTAGAAGCTCACGATGCCTTACTCTGCATTCAAATTGGCAAGTCCATTAGGGAGCAAAAACGACTGCGCTATTCGGGTACAGAATATGTTAAATCACGGGCAGAAATGGCAAGACTATTTCGGGATCACCTGCCCTCTGAAGTAGTGGAAGAAGCCCTCAACAATACCCTGGAAGTAGCTAACAAGATTAAGGACTATCAAATACTAGGAGAACCCAAAGCCCCTGATTTTCCTGTACCCCCTGGCTATACCCCTGATAGCTACTTGGAAATCAAAGCATGGGAAGGATTGAAACAAAAATTACAGGTTGCCACAAAACAAGACATACCAGAAGATTACCAACAGAGGTTGCAGCGAGAATTAGCTGTCATTCAACAGAAAGGTTTCTCTAATTACTTCTTGGTTGTATGGGACTATATTCGCTATGCCAGGGAACAAAAGATTCCTGTCGGTCCAGGACGGGGTTCAGCTGCGGGTTCTTTAGTAGCTTATGCTCTAGGCATCACTAATATTGACCCGATTCATCATGGTCTATTGTTTGAACGTTTCCTCAATCCTGAACGTAAATCTATGCCTGATATTGATACAGACTTTTGTATGGATCATCGTGATCAGCTGATTCGTTATGTGATAGAGAAATATGGACAAGAGAGAGTGGCACAAATTGTTACGTTTAACCGTCTGACTTCTAAGGCAGTAGTGAAAGATGTGGGCAGGGTGTTGGATATTCCCTACAGTGATACGGATAAGATGGCAAAATTGATTCCTGTCTCCCGTGGCAAACCTGCTCCCCTACAAGAAATGATCAGTGATGAGACTCCTGCGCCTGAATTCAAAGAGCGATATGAGAAAGATGACACAGTGAGACAGTGGATTGATATGGCAATGCGCCTGGAAGGCGTAAACAAAAGTACGGGTGTGCACGCAGCAGGAGTAGTGATTGCACCGATGCCCCTGGATGAACTGGTACCACTGCAGTTGAGCAATGAAGGTCTGATCATGACGCAGTATCCCATGGAAGACCTGGAATCTCTGGGATTGTTGAAGATGGATTTTCTCGGTCTGCGCAATTTAACGATTATTCAAAACACGATCGACCTCATCAAGAAACGCAAACCTGACTTTGATTTAACACAAATAGTACCTGACCAACCTACGAAAGAGAATGAAGAGACTTACAAGTTACTAGCAAGGGGAGAACTGGAGGGCATCTTTCAGCTAGAATCAGCGGGTATGAAACAGATAGTGAAAGACTTGAAACCCTCCAATATTGAAGATATTTCTTCCATTTTGGCGCTCTATCGTCCTGGTCCCTTGGATGCTGGTCTCATTCCTAAGTTCATCAATCGCAAACACGGCAGAGAACCCCTAGAATATGCCCATGCAAGTTTGGAACCTATCTTGCGCGATACCTATTCTATCCTTGTCTATCAAGAACAAATTATGCGGATTGCCCAGGACTTGGCGGGTTATTCTTTGGGGGAAGCGGATTTACTGCGGCGAGCGATGGGGAAAAAGAAACCAGAAGAGATGGAAAAGCAACGGGAGAAGTTTTTAGACGGGGCAGCTAAAAATGGTATTCCTTCCAAAATTGCCAAAGAATTGTTTGATCAGATGGTCATGTTTGCTGAGTATTGTCTGACCTATGATACTTTGGTCTTGACGGAGGAGTATGGCTGGCTACCGATCGGTCACATTGTGACAGAGCAACTGAATTGCCATGTCTATTCTCTGTCGCCCCAGGGATTTATCTACACACAACCGATCGTGCAATGGCATGACCGCGGTACACAGATGGTGTTTGCCTATACCTTGGCAGATGGCACGGTAATTAAGGCAACGCCTGACCATAAATTTATGACAACAACAGGGGAAATGTTACCGATCGAGCAGATTTTCCAGCAGGGTTTGTCTTTAATGACGGTGGCAGACCTAGCAGCAACACAAGATGTATTCACCTTGGTTACAGGTACTGGATAA
- the ftsH gene encoding ATP-dependent zinc metalloprotease FtsH, whose amino-acid sequence MKFSWRTFVLWLLPVAVIVFFLWQTLLARPQVALPPINAANTRIAYGRFLEYLDRHLVRRVDIFDGGRTAVVAVADPQLENRELRARVDLPLYAPSLLEKLKANGVDLAVYPPSNNAAVWNFISNLFFPLALVGGLLFLFRRSNQLGGPGQAIDFAKSKARFSMDAQTGVKFDDVAGIEEAKEELQEVVTFLKKPERFTAVGAKIPKGVLLIGPPGTGKTLLAKAIAGEAGVPFFSVSGSEFVEMFVGVGASRVRDLFRKAKENAPCIIFIDEIDAVGRQRGAGIGGGNDEREQTLNQILTEMDGFEGNTGVIVIAATNRPDVLDAALLRPGRFDRQIVVDPPDIKGRLQVLKVHAKGKKLAEEVSLEAIARRTPGFTGADLSNLLNEAAILTARRRKEAITMAEIDDAIDRVIAGLEGKALTDGKTKRLIAYHEVGHAIVGTLLPHHDPVQKVTLIPRGQAAGLTWFAPPEEQMLISRAQILDRITAALGGRAAEEVVFGKEEITTGAANDLRQVTSMARQMVTRYGMSDELGPISLEGQNTEVFLGAGLMMRSEYSDAIAARIDREVREIVEECYQKALQIIQDNRAVIDRLVDILIDRETMSGDEFRQIVAEYTVVPDKPQYVPQL is encoded by the coding sequence ATGAAATTTTCCTGGCGTACTTTTGTCCTGTGGTTGTTACCAGTCGCGGTTATTGTATTTTTTCTGTGGCAAACCCTTTTAGCTCGTCCCCAGGTGGCTCTGCCCCCCATCAATGCGGCGAATACCCGAATTGCCTATGGTCGTTTTTTGGAGTATCTCGATCGTCATTTGGTGCGGCGGGTGGATATTTTCGATGGCGGCAGGACGGCGGTAGTGGCAGTAGCTGACCCCCAACTAGAGAACCGGGAATTGCGGGCGCGGGTGGATTTACCTCTGTATGCCCCTAGCCTACTGGAAAAGTTGAAGGCAAATGGTGTGGACTTGGCGGTCTATCCTCCCAGCAATAATGCCGCCGTGTGGAATTTTATTAGCAATTTATTCTTTCCCCTAGCGCTAGTGGGTGGATTGCTATTTTTGTTCCGCCGCTCCAATCAGCTCGGTGGTCCAGGACAAGCTATTGATTTTGCCAAGTCCAAGGCGCGCTTTTCCATGGATGCCCAAACGGGGGTGAAGTTTGATGATGTGGCAGGGATTGAGGAAGCCAAAGAGGAATTACAGGAAGTGGTGACTTTCCTCAAAAAGCCAGAGCGATTTACAGCGGTGGGGGCGAAGATTCCCAAGGGTGTGCTCCTCATCGGACCGCCGGGGACTGGTAAAACTCTGTTGGCAAAGGCGATCGCTGGGGAAGCTGGTGTACCTTTCTTCTCAGTGTCTGGCTCCGAATTTGTGGAGATGTTTGTGGGGGTAGGGGCTTCCCGCGTACGGGATTTGTTCCGCAAAGCTAAGGAAAATGCTCCCTGTATCATCTTTATCGATGAAATTGATGCCGTTGGTCGGCAGCGGGGAGCTGGTATTGGCGGTGGCAACGATGAGCGGGAACAGACCCTCAACCAGATTTTGACGGAGATGGACGGCTTTGAGGGAAATACGGGCGTAATTGTGATTGCGGCTACTAACCGTCCCGATGTCCTAGATGCGGCACTGTTGCGTCCTGGGCGTTTCGATCGGCAGATTGTGGTTGACCCACCGGACATCAAGGGCAGGTTACAGGTGCTCAAAGTCCATGCCAAGGGCAAGAAGTTGGCGGAAGAGGTATCTTTAGAGGCGATCGCAAGACGTACACCTGGATTTACGGGGGCTGATCTGTCTAACCTGTTGAATGAGGCAGCTATCCTTACCGCGCGGCGCCGGAAAGAGGCAATTACTATGGCAGAGATTGATGATGCCATCGATCGGGTGATAGCTGGTTTGGAGGGCAAGGCGCTCACGGATGGCAAAACGAAGCGATTAATTGCCTATCATGAAGTTGGGCACGCGATCGTTGGTACTTTGTTGCCTCACCATGACCCTGTCCAGAAGGTGACTTTGATTCCTAGGGGGCAAGCAGCGGGGTTGACTTGGTTTGCACCGCCTGAGGAACAGATGTTGATCTCCCGGGCACAGATTCTCGATCGGATTACCGCCGCCTTGGGTGGTAGAGCAGCGGAGGAGGTAGTCTTTGGCAAGGAGGAGATCACCACGGGGGCAGCTAATGACCTACGACAAGTAACTTCCATGGCACGGCAGATGGTCACCCGTTATGGTATGTCCGATGAGTTGGGTCCCATTTCCCTGGAGGGACAAAATACGGAAGTCTTCTTGGGGGCGGGGTTGATGATGCGCAGTGAATACTCCGATGCCATTGCTGCCAGAATCGATCGGGAAGTACGGGAAATAGTGGAAGAGTGCTATCAAAAGGCGCTGCAGATCATCCAAGACAATCGGGCAGTCATCGATCGGCTAGTGGACATCTTGATTGACCGGGAGACGATGAGCGGCGACGAATTCCGTCAGATTGTGGCAGAGTACACGGTTGTCCCCGATAAACCCCAGTACGTACCCCAGCTCTAA
- the ndk gene encoding nucleoside-diphosphate kinase, with the protein MERTFIAIKPDGVQRGLVGEIIRRFESKGFVLLGLKMVNVSKELAEEHYSVHRDRPFFPGLVKFITSGPVVAMVWGGEGVVAAARKIIGATNPLTAEPGTIRGDFGANIGRNIIHGSDAIETAQREISLWFREEELIDWQPALTAWVYE; encoded by the coding sequence ATGGAACGCACGTTTATTGCTATCAAGCCAGACGGGGTACAGCGGGGGTTAGTGGGGGAAATTATCCGCCGTTTTGAGAGTAAAGGTTTTGTGCTGCTGGGTCTAAAGATGGTCAATGTCAGCAAGGAGCTGGCAGAAGAACACTACAGTGTCCACCGTGACCGTCCTTTTTTCCCTGGGCTGGTCAAATTTATCACCTCTGGTCCAGTCGTAGCGATGGTCTGGGGTGGGGAGGGGGTGGTGGCAGCCGCCCGCAAAATCATTGGTGCAACTAACCCCCTAACGGCCGAACCGGGTACAATTCGGGGGGACTTTGGCGCTAATATCGGGCGTAACATCATCCACGGTTCAGACGCGATCGAAACAGCCCAGCGGGAAATCAGTCTGTGGTTTAGGGAAGAGGAACTAATTGACTGGCAACCGGCCCTGACTGCCTGGGTGTACGAATAG
- a CDS encoding DUF1517 domain-containing protein has product MNKSLSLSLLLSFFLLQASPALSRSSGGRSRGGSFRGGRSSSRARSSAPTTRRSNQSSSSSENRYRSNRSTSSYRKQTGSSIRDQRSYTPTAPLPTESACEESAINQTTDQPNCQRQQIQPTHTYSPSGSIYNQYSPSGGSYNQSFPFVVVGIFSAVVIVCLLALLAVQKQSRALDSDERLLPREIRNNTVTVSILQIAIYAIARSVQREIRQLSDMADFDTREGLREFLREVVIVLQRNSDAWAYALGQSEVADRERAERGFEALSDRERIKFSIETYSRVGKKRRLKDNYMNNSDEGVPEFIVITLLVGTEHDKPLFPKVKTRAQVQAALNAFLSIPLDYLLAVEVLWTPASEQDSLTKDDLLADYSDLVLL; this is encoded by the coding sequence ATGAATAAAAGTTTATCCCTCAGCCTGCTCCTCAGTTTTTTCTTACTCCAGGCTAGCCCTGCTCTCAGTCGTTCCTCTGGTGGGAGATCAAGGGGTGGTTCTTTTAGAGGTGGTCGTTCTAGCAGCAGAGCACGATCGAGTGCACCCACGACCAGACGATCGAATCAATCGAGTTCTTCCTCAGAAAATCGTTACAGGTCAAATAGGTCAACTTCTTCCTACAGGAAGCAGACTGGATCAAGTATCCGTGATCAACGCTCCTATACTCCCACTGCTCCATTACCAACAGAATCAGCATGTGAGGAATCAGCCATTAATCAAACTACTGATCAACCGAATTGCCAAAGACAGCAGATACAACCAACCCATACTTATTCTCCCAGTGGTAGCATCTACAATCAGTATTCTCCCAGTGGTGGTAGCTACAATCAGTCTTTCCCTTTTGTAGTTGTCGGGATTTTTTCGGCAGTAGTGATAGTCTGTTTGCTGGCTTTGCTTGCTGTACAAAAACAATCCAGGGCACTCGATAGCGATGAACGTTTGTTACCACGGGAAATCAGAAACAATACAGTTACAGTCAGTATTTTACAAATAGCAATTTATGCCATTGCCCGATCGGTACAGCGTGAAATTCGTCAACTATCGGATATGGCTGACTTTGACACGAGAGAGGGATTACGGGAATTCCTGAGGGAAGTAGTAATTGTTTTGCAACGCAATTCGGATGCCTGGGCTTATGCTCTGGGTCAGTCAGAGGTGGCAGATAGAGAGAGAGCAGAGCGGGGATTTGAGGCTTTGTCCGACAGAGAACGGATTAAATTCAGTATAGAAACCTACTCCCGTGTGGGCAAAAAGCGTCGACTGAAAGATAACTACATGAATAATAGTGATGAGGGCGTACCAGAATTTATTGTTATCACTCTACTAGTTGGTACAGAGCATGACAAACCTCTTTTCCCCAAGGTAAAAACTCGTGCCCAAGTCCAGGCTGCTCTTAATGCCTTCCTATCCATTCCCCTTGACTACTTGTTGGCAGTTGAAGTTCTCTGGACACCAGCATCGGAGCAGGACAGTCTGACCAAAGATGACCTTCTTGCCGATTACAGTGATTTGGTGCTCCTCTGA
- a CDS encoding DUF393 domain-containing protein, whose protein sequence is MMTTGFNIVIYDGNCNLCTTFVKLMETIDRGRLFRYVPMQKEELLQELGVNPEEMAQGVILLEGWQEKTGRKYQGMAAIERIGELLPGFPLLVQLYNQIPGVKPLVTSGYAWVRDHRYQLFGQCPIYESQYPFCRPCPTLR, encoded by the coding sequence ATGATGACGACTGGATTTAACATTGTCATTTATGACGGTAATTGTAACCTTTGCACTACCTTTGTCAAATTGATGGAAACCATCGATCGGGGTCGTTTGTTCCGCTATGTACCTATGCAAAAGGAGGAGCTACTGCAAGAATTAGGGGTAAATCCTGAGGAGATGGCCCAGGGAGTGATTTTGTTGGAAGGCTGGCAGGAGAAGACTGGGCGTAAGTATCAAGGGATGGCAGCGATCGAGCGGATTGGGGAATTATTGCCTGGTTTTCCTCTGCTAGTACAACTTTATAATCAAATTCCTGGCGTGAAGCCCCTAGTCACCTCTGGTTATGCTTGGGTCAGAGACCATCGCTATCAACTGTTTGGGCAGTGCCCCATCTATGAGTCCCAATACCCCTTCTGCCGCCCATGTCCGACGTTGCGGTAA
- a CDS encoding alpha/beta hydrolase yields MSDVAVILPGYLAGSADYFAMADYLNRQGVKATVVPLQWWEWLPTVGGRSVVPILDRLHQTVQQVRDRYQTDKVTLIGHSAGGWIARIYLGEKPYYDRVWAAKHWVSHLVTLGTPHCSLEPWTKRNLGFVNENYPGAFHPEVRYVCVAGEAVKGEDSWLAYQSYKLTIGDGNSSGDGITPVAAAHLAGATNIVIPGASHSPKRPPWYGTEAVIDRWLPHLL; encoded by the coding sequence ATGTCCGACGTTGCGGTAATTTTACCTGGCTATCTAGCGGGCAGCGCCGACTATTTTGCCATGGCGGACTACCTCAACCGGCAGGGAGTGAAAGCTACGGTTGTTCCCCTGCAGTGGTGGGAATGGTTACCTACAGTGGGGGGCAGGTCGGTTGTGCCCATCCTCGATCGTCTACACCAAACTGTGCAACAAGTCCGAGACCGTTATCAAACCGACAAGGTTACCCTGATTGGGCATTCGGCAGGGGGGTGGATTGCCAGGATTTATTTAGGGGAGAAGCCCTACTACGATCGGGTGTGGGCAGCTAAGCACTGGGTCAGTCATTTAGTCACCTTGGGGACACCCCATTGCAGTCTGGAACCCTGGACAAAGAGGAATCTGGGCTTTGTGAATGAAAATTATCCAGGGGCATTTCATCCTGAGGTCAGGTATGTTTGTGTGGCGGGAGAAGCAGTCAAAGGGGAGGACAGTTGGCTTGCCTACCAGAGTTACAAATTGACAATCGGGGACGGCAACAGCAGCGGCGACGGCATTACCCCAGTGGCAGCAGCCCATCTGGCGGGGGCAACTAATATAGTCATTCCTGGGGCTAGCCATTCCCCCAAACGCCCACCCTGGTACGGCACAGAGGCAGTCATCGATCGCTGGTTACCCCATCTTTTATAA
- a CDS encoding insulinase family protein, with protein MYSPWLQVLDNGIRSFFWESPFTKIATVQCFFPGGRRLETAETAGISKLIAHCLFYEQQDFLEEIGSAVTVEAEADYFLISAKCLDEDLPALLRFLAKVLPQVQFTAPALAEVKQESIYALQSQDHNPFSCAYRQLQPLLYGSHPYGLSSEGTIETIGAAQTQDLQAHFDRFYLPSAMVLAITANRDPKQIGELVTSTFGAWYNKKEINWEHLTAEFVATVNHQQSDRDQAWVMMGFPAPASYDRDFFAMKVINSHLGNGSSSRLFQVLREQAGLVYDVATHCPTRFDRSHLLIHCTTAIDYVSTVQELIWQECQRLQTELLTAEALELAKSKLLGHYALAKQTPAQLAYIHSWYHTLQLPPDFDFQFIKQVEITTPQEIQEVACKYLAKAAISIVC; from the coding sequence ATGTATTCACCTTGGTTACAGGTACTGGATAATGGCATCCGATCGTTTTTCTGGGAATCACCTTTTACCAAAATTGCGACGGTACAGTGCTTTTTTCCTGGGGGTAGGCGTTTAGAGACAGCAGAAACAGCAGGCATCAGTAAGTTGATTGCCCATTGCTTATTTTACGAGCAACAGGATTTTTTAGAAGAGATTGGCAGTGCAGTAACGGTGGAAGCGGAAGCGGATTACTTTCTTATCAGCGCTAAATGTTTAGATGAAGACTTACCGGCGTTATTACGTTTCTTGGCAAAAGTCCTGCCCCAGGTGCAGTTCACTGCCCCAGCCCTGGCAGAGGTGAAACAGGAGTCCATCTATGCTCTCCAGAGCCAAGACCACAATCCCTTTTCCTGCGCCTATCGTCAATTGCAACCTCTACTCTATGGCAGTCATCCCTATGGCTTGAGTAGTGAGGGCACGATCGAAACTATTGGCGCAGCCCAGACGCAAGACCTGCAGGCACACTTCGATCGGTTTTATCTCCCCTCTGCCATGGTTCTAGCAATTACTGCTAACAGAGACCCCAAACAGATCGGCGAATTAGTGACAAGTACTTTTGGAGCTTGGTACAATAAAAAAGAGATTAATTGGGAGCACCTAACAGCGGAATTCGTTGCCACGGTTAACCACCAGCAGAGCGATCGAGACCAGGCTTGGGTAATGATGGGTTTTCCTGCCCCCGCTAGCTACGATCGGGACTTTTTTGCTATGAAGGTTATCAATTCCCACCTGGGCAACGGTTCTTCCAGCCGGCTGTTTCAAGTGCTAAGAGAACAAGCGGGATTGGTCTACGATGTGGCAACCCACTGTCCCACTAGATTCGATCGTTCCCATTTGCTAATTCACTGCACAACGGCAATTGACTATGTGTCGACAGTACAGGAATTAATCTGGCAAGAATGCCAAAGACTGCAAACAGAACTGCTGACAGCAGAAGCCCTGGAACTGGCAAAAAGTAAGCTGCTCGGTCACTATGCCCTGGCAAAACAAACCCCTGCCCAACTGGCATACATTCATAGCTGGTATCACACCCTGCAATTGCCCCCCGACTTCGATTTCCAATTCATTAAACAAGTAGAAATAACCACCCCCCAGGAAATCCAGGAGGTGGCGTGCAAGTATCTAGCCAAGGCGGCTATCTCGATCGTGTGTTAG
- the dnaK gene encoding molecular chaperone DnaK — MGRVVGIDLGTTNSVIAVMEGGKPLVIPNAEGSRTTPSVVSFTKDGERLIGQMARRQAVLNPENTFYSVKRFIGRRYSELSKDAKKVAYTIRRDENDMVKIRCPRLDRDFAPEEISAMVLRKLVEDATRFLGEKITGAVITVPAYFNDSQRQATKDAGRIAGLEVKRIINEPTAASLAYGLDKKRQQKILVFDLGGGTFDVSLLEVGDGLFEVKATSGDSQLGGDDFDKAIVNWLAEEFKAQEGIDLLKERQALQRLTEAAEKAKIELSTLGATEINLPFITATPDGPLHLERTLKRSQFERLCQDLLDRLYEPVERVLKDAQWSPRQIDEVVLVGGATRIPAVQAVVEDLIGKKPNQSVNPDEVVAVGAAIQAAILAGEVRDVLLLDVIPLSLGVETYGGVMKKIIPRNTTIPTRRSDIFTTAEDNQTSVEIHILQGERDLAQYNKSLGRFKLSGLSPQPRGMAQVDVTFDINADGILSVSATDRRTGIERRVTIKGASTLDEAEVQRMIEEAERFAEQDRARRERIEKINRADRLISTAEQQLKEIALDFNVRLSYEQRKEVEQLIKNLQEAIDKEDDYLLDVGQAKLQEALYRISQEVYREKEDKFLDDEEDENILGGILEGISNIANRNRRSTRPGRKPDTRVSYDEDDDDWI; from the coding sequence ATGGGCAGAGTAGTAGGCATAGACTTGGGGACAACTAATTCCGTAATTGCCGTGATGGAAGGGGGTAAACCCCTGGTGATTCCCAATGCAGAAGGCAGCCGCACTACTCCTTCGGTGGTGAGTTTTACCAAAGACGGGGAACGTCTGATCGGGCAAATGGCAAGACGACAGGCGGTCCTAAATCCGGAGAACACCTTTTATTCTGTCAAGCGCTTCATCGGTAGGCGGTACAGTGAACTGAGCAAGGATGCGAAAAAAGTTGCCTACACTATCCGCAGAGACGAAAACGACATGGTGAAAATTCGTTGTCCCCGCCTCGATCGGGATTTTGCCCCAGAGGAAATATCAGCAATGGTGTTGCGCAAACTGGTGGAGGATGCCACGCGTTTTTTGGGGGAGAAGATCACAGGGGCAGTGATTACTGTACCCGCCTACTTCAATGATTCCCAACGACAAGCAACAAAGGATGCGGGGCGGATTGCGGGTTTAGAGGTTAAGCGCATCATCAACGAACCTACGGCTGCTTCCCTGGCCTACGGTTTGGACAAAAAAAGACAACAGAAGATTTTGGTTTTTGACCTAGGGGGAGGCACGTTTGATGTCTCTCTGTTGGAAGTGGGGGATGGTTTGTTTGAAGTCAAAGCTACCAGTGGGGACAGTCAATTGGGAGGAGACGATTTTGACAAAGCTATAGTCAACTGGCTGGCAGAAGAGTTCAAAGCCCAGGAAGGTATTGATTTACTGAAAGAAAGACAAGCCCTGCAACGACTGACGGAAGCAGCAGAAAAGGCAAAGATTGAGTTATCTACCCTGGGGGCAACGGAAATTAACTTACCCTTTATTACAGCCACCCCGGACGGACCTTTGCATCTGGAACGGACATTAAAACGATCGCAATTTGAACGCCTCTGTCAAGATTTACTCGATCGTCTATACGAACCTGTGGAAAGGGTGTTAAAGGATGCCCAGTGGAGTCCTCGGCAAATTGATGAGGTAGTATTGGTGGGGGGAGCAACACGGATTCCCGCTGTGCAAGCGGTGGTGGAAGATTTAATTGGTAAAAAGCCCAACCAATCCGTCAATCCCGATGAGGTAGTGGCAGTGGGGGCAGCCATCCAAGCAGCGATTCTGGCGGGAGAAGTGCGGGATGTTTTACTGCTGGATGTGATCCCTCTATCCCTGGGGGTAGAAACCTACGGCGGTGTGATGAAGAAAATCATTCCCCGCAACACGACAATACCAACGAGACGATCGGATATTTTTACGACGGCAGAAGACAATCAAACCTCGGTGGAAATTCACATCCTGCAAGGGGAGCGGGATTTAGCTCAATATAACAAGTCCCTGGGCAGATTCAAGCTCAGTGGTCTGTCACCCCAACCCAGGGGGATGGCGCAGGTAGATGTGACCTTTGACATCAATGCGGACGGGATTTTATCCGTATCTGCCACCGATCGGCGCACAGGCATAGAAAGGAGAGTGACAATCAAAGGGGCTTCCACCCTCGATGAAGCAGAGGTGCAGAGAATGATCGAAGAAGCTGAACGCTTCGCTGAACAAGACCGGGCCCGCCGTGAACGGATTGAGAAAATCAACAGAGCCGATCGCTTAATCAGCACTGCGGAACAACAACTGAAAGAAATTGCCCTGGATTTCAATGTACGTTTAAGCTACGAACAGCGGAAAGAGGTTGAGCAGTTGATTAAGAATTTGCAGGAAGCGATCGATAAAGAGGACGACTATCTGTTAGATGTAGGACAGGCAAAACTACAGGAAGCTCTCTATCGGATCAGCCAAGAAGTCTATCGGGAAAAGGAGGACAAATTCCTGGATGACGAAGAAGATGAGAACATCTTGGGAGGGATTCTGGAGGGAATTAGCAACATTGCCAACCGCAATCGTCGCAGCACCCGCCCTGGACGTAAACCTGACACGAGAGTTTCCTATGATGAGGATGATGACGACTGGATTTAA